GGTAGTAGAGGTCCTGGTCCTGGTGCCGCAGGATCGGCAGGGCAGCGTCGTTGGGCAGTTCGTTCTTGCCCTTCTGGGCCGGCACCGGAGTGGTTTTGACGTACTGGTGGGCCAGCGGGAGGATCGGGACCGACATTCCGATCATCTCGCCGATCTTGGCGCCCCAGAAACCACCGCAGGAGACCACGATGTCGGCAGGAATGGTGCCTTCGGAGGTCTGGACGCCGGCGACCCTGCGGCCGGACTGTTCGATGCCGGTCACCGTGGTGTTGCCCAGGTACTTGACCCCTGCGGCTTCCGTCCGCTTGATCAGCAGCTGGACTGCGCGGGCAGCGCGGGCCAGGCCGTCGCTGGGAACGTGGAGCCCGCCAAGGATGTCTTCCTCGTTCAGGAGCGGGTAGAGCTCCTTGCACTCGGCGCGGGAAAGGATCTTCCCCTCGATACCCCACGCGGCGGCATAGCCGAGCTTCCGCTTCAGGTCCGCGAGGCGGGTCTCGGTGGTGGCAACTTCCAATCCGCCCACCTGGTTGAAACAGCTGACGCCGTCCTCTTCGAGGGACAACAGCTTTTCCACCGTGTACTTGGCGAAGAGCGCCATGGACTTTGAGGGGTTGGTCTGGAAGACAAGGCCGGGTGCGTGGGACGTGGATCCACCGGGCATGTTGAGGGGGCCCTGGTCCAGGACGGTGATGTTGTTCCAACCCTTGGCGACGAGTTCGTCTGCCAGGTTCGTGCCGACGATTCCGGCTCCGATGATGACTATGCGGGGCGACGGTTCCATATGGTTTCTCCTGCTGGTTTCAGTGTCTGTCGTTGCTGGTGGTGCGGGTCCGGCTAACGGAACACCACGGTGCTGGTCTGGTCCAGCAGGACCCTGTGCTGGCAGTGCCACCGCACGGCACGGGACAGGGCGAGTGCTTCGGCGTCCTGTCCAATCGTGGACAGTGTTGTCGGGCCGTAGGTGTGGTCCACCCTGATGACTTCCTGCTCGATGATGGGTCCCTCATCAAGGTCTGCGGTGACGTAGTGGGCCGTCGCGCCAACCAGCTTGACGCCGCGGTCGTAGGCCTGGTGGTAGGGGCGTGCACCCTTGAAGCCGGGGAGGAAGGAGTGGTGGATGTTGATGGCGCGCCCCTCCAGGGCCCGGCAAAGGTCGTTGGAAAGCACCTGCATGTACCGGGCCAGGACCACCAGGTCGACGTTGTACTCCTCCACGAGCTCCAGCAGCCGGCGCTCGGCGTCGGCCTTGGTGTCCGGAGTCACCGGGATGTAGATGAACGGCAGGCCCGCGGCTTCGGCCATGGCCCGGTGGGTCTCATGGTTGGAAACCACCGCGACCAGGTCGCCGCCCAGGCTGCCGCCCCGCCAGCGGAAGATGAGGTCGTTCAGGCAGTGGCCGAACTTGGACACCATCACCAGGACGCGCTGTTGGGTCTGGTCGTGGAAGCTGAACTTCATGTCGAAGCGGTCGGCGATGGGACGGAACTGTTCTTCAAGCATGTCCGGGGTATAGGCCGGGGAACCGGAGAACGCCGTGCGCAGGTGCAGGGTCTCCCGGAGGCCGTCGTCGAACTGCTGGTGCTCGTCGATGTTGAAGCCCCGCTCGAACAGGAAGGTGGTCACGGCCTGCACGATTCCGGCGCGTTCGCCGCACGACAGTGTGAGCACGAACTTCTGCGCCTGCTCCTGCACCGGTGCCGCCAGTGCGGCAGTTGATGACTCTGTTTCGATAAGGGTCATGTCCCCTCCTCCTTTTTAGATATATTCAAATGTTGGGAACTGATATATTAGGTTGATGATCAGCGTATACTGGTCGCAGAGTGAGGTCAATAGTTCATTTCCGGCCCGGGGAAGGGGTCCTAGCGTGGCATTTGAAACTTTGGCAGTCGCGGATGATGTCAGTCGGAAGTCCCTGGCGGATGTTGCCTACGAAAGCATCCGGGACCGGCTCCTCATGCTGGAAATCAAGCCCGGTGAACTCCTCAACGATGACGTCCTTGCCAAATCGCTCGGTGTCGGCCGTACCCCCGTCCGCGAAGCCCTTAAGCGGCTCGAACTGGACCGCCTGGTGGTTACCTATCCCCGCCGCGGTACCTTCGCCACCCGGGTGGACGTCACGGATCTTTCATTCATTTCGGAAATCCGCGCCCAGCTTGAGCCCCTGGCGGCCGCCCGGGCAGCGCGGATAGCTACCCAGGGTGTCCGGGAACAGTTGCGGGCCATCCTCAGTGACGTCGAGGTGTTTGATGCCGCCGCCGCCTCCGTAACCGAAACCCTGAGGCTGGACGCCCGCGTGCACCAGGGGATCTACGCTGCGGCCGCCAACCCCCACCTCGAGGACATCCTGATCCGCTACGACAACCTGGCCACCAGGATCTGGTGCATGGTCATTGACCGCCTTCCGGACCTGTCCCGCCACGTCCACGAACACCTGGACTTGCTCCGCGCGGTCATTGATGGTGACGAGGACAAAGCCGCTGAGCTCGCGCGGGTTCATGTGAGCGGCTTCGAACACGCGGTCCGCGAGGCACTCTTCAG
The window above is part of the Pseudarthrobacter sp. NS4 genome. Proteins encoded here:
- a CDS encoding GntR family transcriptional regulator, producing the protein MAFETLAVADDVSRKSLADVAYESIRDRLLMLEIKPGELLNDDVLAKSLGVGRTPVREALKRLELDRLVVTYPRRGTFATRVDVTDLSFISEIRAQLEPLAAARAARIATQGVREQLRAILSDVEVFDAAAASVTETLRLDARVHQGIYAAAANPHLEDILIRYDNLATRIWCMVIDRLPDLSRHVHEHLDLLRAVIDGDEDKAAELARVHVSGFEHAVREALFSA
- the purU gene encoding formyltetrahydrofolate deformylase, which codes for MTLIETESSTAALAAPVQEQAQKFVLTLSCGERAGIVQAVTTFLFERGFNIDEHQQFDDGLRETLHLRTAFSGSPAYTPDMLEEQFRPIADRFDMKFSFHDQTQQRVLVMVSKFGHCLNDLIFRWRGGSLGGDLVAVVSNHETHRAMAEAAGLPFIYIPVTPDTKADAERRLLELVEEYNVDLVVLARYMQVLSNDLCRALEGRAINIHHSFLPGFKGARPYHQAYDRGVKLVGATAHYVTADLDEGPIIEQEVIRVDHTYGPTTLSTIGQDAEALALSRAVRWHCQHRVLLDQTSTVVFR